In Tripterygium wilfordii isolate XIE 37 chromosome 15, ASM1340144v1, whole genome shotgun sequence, one DNA window encodes the following:
- the LOC120016884 gene encoding branchpoint-bridging protein isoform X2 — translation MAATSSAAPTSGPKISMFSAKAGFVIPRNKLSGALVPTIRGGKKSRDNDAADGESSNQVQRKTKWGPDLTEDASVRRGRALAYQTRVDQITQQLKSGTLEVGDVQDSSFDALLAKVESSSPQIDNEMSELLNIEKREVISEILKLNPSYRAPADYKPVLKEARVPIPVKDYPGYNFLGLIFGPGSGTHKRLEKETGAKIKVFGTKESSGEKVEIFPSDGNDFQTDYEELYILVSAETFERVDAAVSLIEMLVTSVSGNLAAVSVSASLPVDNATQGQDSATHPTVINQAVVHPVVPLAPTPSQGQLLFSGPSQIPLQFSSGLYSPQDFSAPIRSNPVNMQPSPFNPSAMPSLFGPGPAPAIGYYSVLQNQHPSTQVLTNAYMPRTNPLNHNLPPRNFSMPAPQPSSAQSNISAPLSFSQPGSGIPPRPLPDQPLDLGGSSSGWSRNPMSIQPSLGPNSSGQFTPLIIPPQRPRPANPQPVFPSMVPPSNTSGSHMVMPVSFPSGSPAPQSSLFNSVPTSQVGSSHPTPVGLPVVPMAPSPSPSMNSAFGSTPILPPMPSPPMAATLQAKSAANFTPIRPIMTQHPSSGDFTFQPHRTPNLASQMGPRPGGHPATPDSPSPRPMVQSPGPQAPPFRFSQPVMQSFVRPQIGNQMGQAMASVMHRPPAYQGPQMGMGNFTTAHQRHLAGPIPPRPGNHLQLQQNYPTSVTPRENSVASSQRFNCNFPVAPGNPAPLGGQQVYDPFSPTSVAVPAHQQGGNDPESKI, via the exons ATGGCTGCTACTTCATCTGCAGCACCAACTAGTGGCCCAAAAATTTCAATGTTCAGTGCGAAGGCTGGATTTGTTATACCGAGAAACAAGTTGTCTGGTGCATTGGTTCCTACAATTAGAGGTGGAAAAAAGTCGAGAGACAATGATGCTGCCGATGGAGAAAGCTCCAACCAAGTGCAGAGGAAAACAAAGTGGGGCCCTGATCTTACGGAGGATGCCTCTGTCAGAAGGGGAAGAGCCTTAGCCTATCAG ACTCGTGTGGATCAAATTACTCAGCAACTAAAGTCAGGAACTCTCGAAGTTGGAGATGTTCAAGACTCATCATTCGATGCTCTACTTGCAAAAGTAGAATCTTCCAGTCCTCAGATTGACAACGAG ATGTCAGAACTTTTGAATATCGAAAAGCGGGAGGTGATCA GTGAGATACTTAAATTGAATCCAAGTTACAGGGCCCCAGCTGATTATAAACCTGTTCTAAAAGAGGCCAGAGTTCCTATTCCT GTGAAAGATTATCCTGGATACAATTTTCTTGGTCTTATATTTGGGCCTGGAAGTGGGACTCACAAGCGGCTAGAAAAG GAAACGGGAGCCAAAATAAAAGTTTTTGGCACCAAAGAAAGCAGTGGAGAAAAG gTTGAAATTTTTCCATCTGATGGGAATGACTTCCAGACTGATTATGAAGAGTTATATATTCTTGTATCAGCTGAGACATTCGAGAGAGTTGATGCAGCcgtttctttaattgaaatgctGGTCACCTCAGTATCT GGAAATTTAGCTGCGGTTTCTGTATCTGCTTCCCTTCCCGTGGATAATGCAACTCAAGGCCAGGATTCAGCTACTCACCCAACAGTCATAAACCAGGCAGTGGTGCATCCGGTGGTCCCACTTGCCCCAACTCCATCACAGGGTCAGCTCCTGTTTTCTGGCCCTTCTCAAATTCCTTTGCAATTCTCTTCTGGCTTGTACTCCCCTCAGGACTTTTCAGCGCCAATTCGGAGCAATCCTGTAAATATGCAGCCTTCTCCTTTCAATCCCTCTGCTATGCCTTCATTGTTTGGACCTGGACCAGCCCCTGCCATTGGATATTATTCTGTTCTCCAAAACCAACATCCATCAACACAAGTTTTGACAAATGCATACATGCCTCGAACTAATCCTCTCAATCATAACTTACCCCCTAGAAACTTTTCCATGCCAGCGCCACAGCCTTCATCAGCTCAATCTAACATTTCAGCACCACTT TCATTTTCGCAACCAGGATCAGGTATTCCTCCACGACCTCTACCTGACCAACCACTAGACCTTGGAGGGAGCTCTTCTGGTTGGTCTAGAAATCCTATGAGTATCCAACCATCTCTTGGTCCAAACAGTTCTGGGCAGTTCACACCACTCATAATTCCTCCTCAGAGACCTCGGCCTGCAAATCCACAGCCAGTCTTTCCATCCATGGTCCCACCTTCAAATACATCCGGATCACATATGGTTATGCCTGTATCCTTTCCATCTGGGTCACCTGCTCCCCAGTCATCCCTTTTTAACTCTGTTCCAACCTCTCAGGTGGGATCTTCACATCCAACACCAGTTGGACTACCTGTTGTGCCTATGGCACCTTCACCAAGTCCATCCATGAACTCTGCATTTGGTTCAACTCCAATTCTGCCACCTATGCCATCCCCACCTATGGCGGCAACTTTGCAGGCAAAAAGTGCGGCAAATTTTACTCCCATTAGACCTATAATGACACAGCATCCAAGTTCTGGTGATTTTACTTTTCAACCTCACAGAACACCAAACCTAGCCTCTCAAATGGGTCCTCGGCCTGGTGGTCACCCTGCAACTCCAGATTCTCCATCTCCGAGACCAATGGTGCAATCACCTGGACCTCAAGCACCACCTTTCCGGTTTTCTCAGCCTGTCATGCAAAGCTTTGTAAGACCACAGATTGGCAACCAGATGGGTCAAGCGATGGCCTCAGTCATGCACAGACCTCCTGCATATCAAGGGCCACAAATGGGAATGGGGAACTTTACTACTGCTCATCAGAGGCACTTAGCTGGTCCAATTCCCCCTAGGCCAGGGAATCATTTACAACTTCAGCAAAATTACCCTACCTCAGTAACTCCAAGAGAAAATTCTGTTGCTTCAAGCCAGCGGTTCAACTGCAATTTTCCAGTTGCACCTGGTAATCCAGCCCCTTTGGGAGGGCAGCAAGTGTATGATCCATTTTCACCCACTTCTGTAGCTGTTCCAGCTCATCAACAAGGAGGTAATGATCCAGAGTCGAAGATCTGA
- the LOC120016884 gene encoding branchpoint-bridging protein isoform X1, producing MAATSSAAPTSGPKISMFSAKAGFVIPRNKLSGALVPTIRGGKKSRDNDAADGESSNQVQRKTKWGPDLTEDASVRRGRALAYQTRVDQITQQLKSGTLEVGDVQDSSFDALLAKVESSSPQIDNEMSELLNIEKREVISEILKLNPSYRAPADYKPVLKEARVPIPVKDYPGYNFLGLIFGPGSGTHKRLEKETGAKIKVFGTKESSGEKVEIFPSDGNDFQTDYEELYILVSAETFERVDAAVSLIEMLVTSVSGNLAAVSVSASLPVDNATQGQDSATHPTVINQAVVHPVVPLAPTPSQGQLLFSGPSQIPLQFSSGLYSPQDFSAPIRSNPVNMQPSPFNPSAMPSLFGPGPAPAIGYYSVLQNQHPSTQVLTNAYMPRTNPLNHNLPPRNFSMPAPQPSSAQSNISAPLSFTGSQSQPTGPIGSQLISSFSQPGSGIPPRPLPDQPLDLGGSSSGWSRNPMSIQPSLGPNSSGQFTPLIIPPQRPRPANPQPVFPSMVPPSNTSGSHMVMPVSFPSGSPAPQSSLFNSVPTSQVGSSHPTPVGLPVVPMAPSPSPSMNSAFGSTPILPPMPSPPMAATLQAKSAANFTPIRPIMTQHPSSGDFTFQPHRTPNLASQMGPRPGGHPATPDSPSPRPMVQSPGPQAPPFRFSQPVMQSFVRPQIGNQMGQAMASVMHRPPAYQGPQMGMGNFTTAHQRHLAGPIPPRPGNHLQLQQNYPTSVTPRENSVASSQRFNCNFPVAPGNPAPLGGQQVYDPFSPTSVAVPAHQQGGNDPESKI from the exons ATGGCTGCTACTTCATCTGCAGCACCAACTAGTGGCCCAAAAATTTCAATGTTCAGTGCGAAGGCTGGATTTGTTATACCGAGAAACAAGTTGTCTGGTGCATTGGTTCCTACAATTAGAGGTGGAAAAAAGTCGAGAGACAATGATGCTGCCGATGGAGAAAGCTCCAACCAAGTGCAGAGGAAAACAAAGTGGGGCCCTGATCTTACGGAGGATGCCTCTGTCAGAAGGGGAAGAGCCTTAGCCTATCAG ACTCGTGTGGATCAAATTACTCAGCAACTAAAGTCAGGAACTCTCGAAGTTGGAGATGTTCAAGACTCATCATTCGATGCTCTACTTGCAAAAGTAGAATCTTCCAGTCCTCAGATTGACAACGAG ATGTCAGAACTTTTGAATATCGAAAAGCGGGAGGTGATCA GTGAGATACTTAAATTGAATCCAAGTTACAGGGCCCCAGCTGATTATAAACCTGTTCTAAAAGAGGCCAGAGTTCCTATTCCT GTGAAAGATTATCCTGGATACAATTTTCTTGGTCTTATATTTGGGCCTGGAAGTGGGACTCACAAGCGGCTAGAAAAG GAAACGGGAGCCAAAATAAAAGTTTTTGGCACCAAAGAAAGCAGTGGAGAAAAG gTTGAAATTTTTCCATCTGATGGGAATGACTTCCAGACTGATTATGAAGAGTTATATATTCTTGTATCAGCTGAGACATTCGAGAGAGTTGATGCAGCcgtttctttaattgaaatgctGGTCACCTCAGTATCT GGAAATTTAGCTGCGGTTTCTGTATCTGCTTCCCTTCCCGTGGATAATGCAACTCAAGGCCAGGATTCAGCTACTCACCCAACAGTCATAAACCAGGCAGTGGTGCATCCGGTGGTCCCACTTGCCCCAACTCCATCACAGGGTCAGCTCCTGTTTTCTGGCCCTTCTCAAATTCCTTTGCAATTCTCTTCTGGCTTGTACTCCCCTCAGGACTTTTCAGCGCCAATTCGGAGCAATCCTGTAAATATGCAGCCTTCTCCTTTCAATCCCTCTGCTATGCCTTCATTGTTTGGACCTGGACCAGCCCCTGCCATTGGATATTATTCTGTTCTCCAAAACCAACATCCATCAACACAAGTTTTGACAAATGCATACATGCCTCGAACTAATCCTCTCAATCATAACTTACCCCCTAGAAACTTTTCCATGCCAGCGCCACAGCCTTCATCAGCTCAATCTAACATTTCAGCACCACTTTCATTTACTGGTAGCCAATCACAGCCTACAGGTCCCATTGGGAGCCAATTAATATCGTCATTTTCGCAACCAGGATCAGGTATTCCTCCACGACCTCTACCTGACCAACCACTAGACCTTGGAGGGAGCTCTTCTGGTTGGTCTAGAAATCCTATGAGTATCCAACCATCTCTTGGTCCAAACAGTTCTGGGCAGTTCACACCACTCATAATTCCTCCTCAGAGACCTCGGCCTGCAAATCCACAGCCAGTCTTTCCATCCATGGTCCCACCTTCAAATACATCCGGATCACATATGGTTATGCCTGTATCCTTTCCATCTGGGTCACCTGCTCCCCAGTCATCCCTTTTTAACTCTGTTCCAACCTCTCAGGTGGGATCTTCACATCCAACACCAGTTGGACTACCTGTTGTGCCTATGGCACCTTCACCAAGTCCATCCATGAACTCTGCATTTGGTTCAACTCCAATTCTGCCACCTATGCCATCCCCACCTATGGCGGCAACTTTGCAGGCAAAAAGTGCGGCAAATTTTACTCCCATTAGACCTATAATGACACAGCATCCAAGTTCTGGTGATTTTACTTTTCAACCTCACAGAACACCAAACCTAGCCTCTCAAATGGGTCCTCGGCCTGGTGGTCACCCTGCAACTCCAGATTCTCCATCTCCGAGACCAATGGTGCAATCACCTGGACCTCAAGCACCACCTTTCCGGTTTTCTCAGCCTGTCATGCAAAGCTTTGTAAGACCACAGATTGGCAACCAGATGGGTCAAGCGATGGCCTCAGTCATGCACAGACCTCCTGCATATCAAGGGCCACAAATGGGAATGGGGAACTTTACTACTGCTCATCAGAGGCACTTAGCTGGTCCAATTCCCCCTAGGCCAGGGAATCATTTACAACTTCAGCAAAATTACCCTACCTCAGTAACTCCAAGAGAAAATTCTGTTGCTTCAAGCCAGCGGTTCAACTGCAATTTTCCAGTTGCACCTGGTAATCCAGCCCCTTTGGGAGGGCAGCAAGTGTATGATCCATTTTCACCCACTTCTGTAGCTGTTCCAGCTCATCAACAAGGAGGTAATGATCCAGAGTCGAAGATCTGA
- the LOC120016884 gene encoding vegetative cell wall protein gp1 isoform X3: protein MSELLNIEKREVISEILKLNPSYRAPADYKPVLKEARVPIPVKDYPGYNFLGLIFGPGSGTHKRLEKETGAKIKVFGTKESSGEKVEIFPSDGNDFQTDYEELYILVSAETFERVDAAVSLIEMLVTSVSGNLAAVSVSASLPVDNATQGQDSATHPTVINQAVVHPVVPLAPTPSQGQLLFSGPSQIPLQFSSGLYSPQDFSAPIRSNPVNMQPSPFNPSAMPSLFGPGPAPAIGYYSVLQNQHPSTQVLTNAYMPRTNPLNHNLPPRNFSMPAPQPSSAQSNISAPLSFTGSQSQPTGPIGSQLISSFSQPGSGIPPRPLPDQPLDLGGSSSGWSRNPMSIQPSLGPNSSGQFTPLIIPPQRPRPANPQPVFPSMVPPSNTSGSHMVMPVSFPSGSPAPQSSLFNSVPTSQVGSSHPTPVGLPVVPMAPSPSPSMNSAFGSTPILPPMPSPPMAATLQAKSAANFTPIRPIMTQHPSSGDFTFQPHRTPNLASQMGPRPGGHPATPDSPSPRPMVQSPGPQAPPFRFSQPVMQSFVRPQIGNQMGQAMASVMHRPPAYQGPQMGMGNFTTAHQRHLAGPIPPRPGNHLQLQQNYPTSVTPRENSVASSQRFNCNFPVAPGNPAPLGGQQVYDPFSPTSVAVPAHQQGGNDPESKI, encoded by the exons ATGTCAGAACTTTTGAATATCGAAAAGCGGGAGGTGATCA GTGAGATACTTAAATTGAATCCAAGTTACAGGGCCCCAGCTGATTATAAACCTGTTCTAAAAGAGGCCAGAGTTCCTATTCCT GTGAAAGATTATCCTGGATACAATTTTCTTGGTCTTATATTTGGGCCTGGAAGTGGGACTCACAAGCGGCTAGAAAAG GAAACGGGAGCCAAAATAAAAGTTTTTGGCACCAAAGAAAGCAGTGGAGAAAAG gTTGAAATTTTTCCATCTGATGGGAATGACTTCCAGACTGATTATGAAGAGTTATATATTCTTGTATCAGCTGAGACATTCGAGAGAGTTGATGCAGCcgtttctttaattgaaatgctGGTCACCTCAGTATCT GGAAATTTAGCTGCGGTTTCTGTATCTGCTTCCCTTCCCGTGGATAATGCAACTCAAGGCCAGGATTCAGCTACTCACCCAACAGTCATAAACCAGGCAGTGGTGCATCCGGTGGTCCCACTTGCCCCAACTCCATCACAGGGTCAGCTCCTGTTTTCTGGCCCTTCTCAAATTCCTTTGCAATTCTCTTCTGGCTTGTACTCCCCTCAGGACTTTTCAGCGCCAATTCGGAGCAATCCTGTAAATATGCAGCCTTCTCCTTTCAATCCCTCTGCTATGCCTTCATTGTTTGGACCTGGACCAGCCCCTGCCATTGGATATTATTCTGTTCTCCAAAACCAACATCCATCAACACAAGTTTTGACAAATGCATACATGCCTCGAACTAATCCTCTCAATCATAACTTACCCCCTAGAAACTTTTCCATGCCAGCGCCACAGCCTTCATCAGCTCAATCTAACATTTCAGCACCACTTTCATTTACTGGTAGCCAATCACAGCCTACAGGTCCCATTGGGAGCCAATTAATATCGTCATTTTCGCAACCAGGATCAGGTATTCCTCCACGACCTCTACCTGACCAACCACTAGACCTTGGAGGGAGCTCTTCTGGTTGGTCTAGAAATCCTATGAGTATCCAACCATCTCTTGGTCCAAACAGTTCTGGGCAGTTCACACCACTCATAATTCCTCCTCAGAGACCTCGGCCTGCAAATCCACAGCCAGTCTTTCCATCCATGGTCCCACCTTCAAATACATCCGGATCACATATGGTTATGCCTGTATCCTTTCCATCTGGGTCACCTGCTCCCCAGTCATCCCTTTTTAACTCTGTTCCAACCTCTCAGGTGGGATCTTCACATCCAACACCAGTTGGACTACCTGTTGTGCCTATGGCACCTTCACCAAGTCCATCCATGAACTCTGCATTTGGTTCAACTCCAATTCTGCCACCTATGCCATCCCCACCTATGGCGGCAACTTTGCAGGCAAAAAGTGCGGCAAATTTTACTCCCATTAGACCTATAATGACACAGCATCCAAGTTCTGGTGATTTTACTTTTCAACCTCACAGAACACCAAACCTAGCCTCTCAAATGGGTCCTCGGCCTGGTGGTCACCCTGCAACTCCAGATTCTCCATCTCCGAGACCAATGGTGCAATCACCTGGACCTCAAGCACCACCTTTCCGGTTTTCTCAGCCTGTCATGCAAAGCTTTGTAAGACCACAGATTGGCAACCAGATGGGTCAAGCGATGGCCTCAGTCATGCACAGACCTCCTGCATATCAAGGGCCACAAATGGGAATGGGGAACTTTACTACTGCTCATCAGAGGCACTTAGCTGGTCCAATTCCCCCTAGGCCAGGGAATCATTTACAACTTCAGCAAAATTACCCTACCTCAGTAACTCCAAGAGAAAATTCTGTTGCTTCAAGCCAGCGGTTCAACTGCAATTTTCCAGTTGCACCTGGTAATCCAGCCCCTTTGGGAGGGCAGCAAGTGTATGATCCATTTTCACCCACTTCTGTAGCTGTTCCAGCTCATCAACAAGGAGGTAATGATCCAGAGTCGAAGATCTGA
- the LOC120016886 gene encoding uncharacterized protein LOC120016886: MPFSLAQAAFATPFQSKTRTTTHLMTPLLSKTLFPTTTLTGLLYRNSSQCTKFNRKSLTHASLLETPVLWAGRICVFYALLKAGLAGSQANPFVSELLGGSESGESDDYGFSKWLKSIQANPDKQAADKRKLVSKWHPTTKGTLRRNYRVPSKSEGRRLLKAVAALLSDDDHFTDATSHKGCQIRRESAHGESVCCNNVRALFDELPTPHLIVEITPFPVGPLSDPDYVKAEKLERVLRSGPSV; the protein is encoded by the exons ATGCCATTCTCTCTTGCACAAGCCGCCTTCGCGACGCCGTTTCAATCCAAAACCAGGACTACCACCCACTTGATGACTCCATTGCTATCCAAGACTCTTTTCCCCACCACAACCCTGACCGGATTACTGTATCGGAATAGTTCACAGTGTACCAAGTTCAATCGCAAGAGTCTAACCCATGCCTCTTTACTTGAGACTCCAGTTTTGTGGGCTGGTAGGATTTGTGTGTTCTATGCGCTCTTGAAGGCCGGTCTAGCTGGATCCCAAGCAAACCCATTCGTCTCAG AGTTACTGGGTGGTAGTGAAAGCGGTGAATCTGATGATTATGGGTTCTCTAAGTGGCTTAAGAGTATTCAAGCGAATCCAG ATAAGCAAGCAGCTGATAAAAGGAAGCTAGTTAGCAAATGGCATCCGACAACAAAGGGTACTTTAAGAAGGAACTATAGGGTGCCATCAAAATCTGAAGGACGACGCCTTCTCAAAGCTGTTGCAGCCTTACTCTCTGATGACGATCACTTCACAGATGCCACTTCCCACAAG GGATGTCAAATTAGGAGGGAGAGTGCTCATGGTGAAAGTGTGTGCTGCAACAATGTGAGAGCTCTGTTTGACGAGCTTCCAACTCCACACCTGATTGTAGAAATCACCCCTTTTCCCGTTGGGCCTCTCTCGGACCCGGATTACGTCAAAGCCGAGAAGCTGGAGAGGGTGCTCAGATCTGGTCCTTCTGTTTGA